The following proteins come from a genomic window of Achromobacter deleyi:
- a CDS encoding aldo/keto reductase, which yields MNTITLGTSGIRCQSVGLGTWAMGGWMWGGNDDAAAIDAIRASLDAGVQLIDTAPAYGLGHAETLVGRALAGRRDQAIIATKCGLVWHTRQGRHFFDEAGQAVHRHLGRDSIFHEVEQSLARLRTDYIDLYITHWQDETTPVAETMAALLDLKRQGRIRAIGVSNVDAATLAEYLRHGPVDAIQERYSLIDREIESTLMPLCRDHGVGILGYSSLALGLLAGPIDPARQFTGDDQRAGNPRFGAANRARLAAFFDELEPLRRQLDCPFSQLMIAWTTRPGGVSVALCGARDARQATQNARAALLRLSPSHIAAIDAAARRHLQALD from the coding sequence ATGAACACCATCACGCTGGGCACTTCCGGCATCCGCTGCCAGTCCGTGGGCCTGGGCACCTGGGCCATGGGCGGCTGGATGTGGGGCGGCAACGACGACGCGGCCGCCATCGACGCCATCCGCGCCTCGCTCGACGCGGGCGTGCAGCTGATCGACACCGCGCCGGCCTACGGCCTGGGCCATGCCGAAACGCTGGTCGGCCGCGCGCTGGCGGGCCGCCGCGACCAGGCCATCATCGCCACCAAGTGCGGACTGGTGTGGCACACCCGCCAGGGCCGGCATTTCTTCGACGAGGCCGGCCAGGCGGTGCACCGCCACCTGGGCCGCGACTCCATCTTCCACGAGGTCGAACAGAGCCTGGCGCGCCTGCGCACCGACTACATCGACCTGTACATCACCCATTGGCAGGACGAGACCACGCCAGTGGCCGAGACCATGGCCGCGCTGCTCGACCTGAAGCGCCAGGGCAGGATCCGCGCCATCGGCGTCAGCAACGTCGACGCCGCCACGCTGGCCGAGTATCTGCGCCACGGCCCGGTCGACGCCATCCAGGAGCGCTACAGCCTGATCGACCGCGAGATCGAATCGACCCTGATGCCGCTGTGCCGCGATCACGGCGTCGGCATCCTCGGCTATTCGTCGCTGGCGCTGGGCCTGCTGGCCGGCCCGATCGACCCGGCGCGGCAATTCACCGGCGACGACCAGCGCGCCGGCAACCCGCGCTTCGGCGCCGCCAACCGCGCCCGGCTGGCGGCGTTCTTCGACGAACTGGAGCCGCTGCGCCGGCAACTGGACTGCCCGTTCTCGCAACTGATGATCGCCTGGACCACGCGCCCCGGCGGCGTCAGCGTGGCGCTGTGCGGCGCCCGCGACGCGCGCCAGGCCACCCAGAACGCCCGCGCGGCCCTGCTGCGCCTCTCCCCCTCCCACATCGCCGCCATCGACGCGGCGGCCCGGCGCCACCTGCAAGCG
- a CDS encoding ABC transporter permease, with product MLSPGATAADAPPRLRHRLASLREAGLLLIIAALCVVMSFASPHFLTWENVRAMLLSFSIEGIVVVGMTFLVIVGGIDLSVGSVVCLAMVVTGKLFLMGLDPWTAGLAAIAASAAIGAMIGGCVTRIGLSHFIASLAFMVIVRGLCLAITQGTPQSLFSLPPSFKFIGQGNVAGIPAVILIFGAIVIASDFALRRSALLRKVFYTGSNEKAALYAGIRTGRVKFWVTVLCSALAGLAGVVYTARFGAATPTFGVGMELNVIAAVVIGGASLKGGSGTVLGAVLGLALLSVVTSSLILLDVSPYWQDVVKGLILLGAVTVDHLMNVKKGHR from the coding sequence ATGCTGTCGCCGGGCGCGACCGCGGCCGACGCGCCGCCGCGCCTGCGCCACCGGCTGGCCAGCCTGCGCGAAGCCGGCCTGCTGCTGATCATCGCCGCGCTGTGCGTGGTCATGAGCTTCGCCTCGCCCCACTTCCTGACCTGGGAGAACGTGCGCGCGATGCTGTTGTCGTTCTCCATCGAGGGCATCGTGGTGGTCGGCATGACCTTCCTGGTGATCGTCGGCGGCATCGACCTGTCGGTGGGCTCGGTGGTGTGCCTGGCCATGGTGGTCACCGGCAAGCTGTTCCTGATGGGACTGGACCCGTGGACCGCGGGTCTCGCGGCGATCGCGGCCAGCGCCGCCATCGGCGCCATGATCGGCGGCTGCGTCACGCGCATCGGGCTGAGCCACTTCATCGCCTCGCTGGCCTTCATGGTCATCGTGCGCGGGCTGTGCCTGGCCATCACCCAGGGCACGCCGCAATCGCTGTTCTCGCTGCCGCCATCGTTCAAGTTCATCGGCCAGGGCAACGTCGCCGGCATCCCCGCGGTGATCCTGATCTTCGGCGCCATCGTCATCGCCAGCGACTTCGCGCTGCGCCGCTCGGCGCTGCTGCGCAAGGTGTTCTACACCGGCAGCAACGAGAAGGCCGCGCTGTACGCCGGCATCCGCACCGGCCGCGTCAAGTTCTGGGTCACCGTGCTGTGCTCGGCGCTGGCCGGCCTGGCCGGCGTGGTCTACACCGCGCGCTTCGGCGCCGCCACCCCGACCTTCGGCGTCGGCATGGAGCTGAACGTGATCGCCGCGGTGGTGATCGGCGGGGCCAGCCTCAAGGGCGGCTCGGGCACCGTGCTGGGCGCGGTGCTGGGGCTGGCGCTGCTGTCGGTGGTGACCAGCTCGCTGATCCTGCTGGACGTGTCGCCGTACTGGCAGGACGTGGTCAAGGGCCTGATCCTGCTGGGCGCGGTGACCGTCGACCATCTCATGAACGTCAAGAAGGGACACCGATGA
- a CDS encoding sugar ABC transporter ATP-binding protein: MTATAPLLELQGISKHFGASQALAGVRFSLQRGEIHALCGENGAGKSTLMKIIDGIHQPDAGAILLEGRRVVIDGPAHAMRLGIGLVHQEIALCGDATVAENLFMPHINTQRGAWMDYAGLNRRAREVLGRLGQDIDPGLRVDQLGISSQQLVEIARALTLDCKVLILDEPTAALTEVESAALFRVLHGLKAQGIGIIYISHRMAEIFSHCDRVTVLRDGRDVHCGALSELTPDALVRRMVGRDLGNYYPPRAADGGQPPETVLQVTDLDDGARVHGISFTLRRGEILGISGLMGAGRSELAETVCGLRRARRGSVSLRGQPLRLRRYADALRHGIAYLSEDRKAAGLFLDMPIERNVSSMALARVSGRFGLLRRAAERRLAAELGARLKLKAAGVDQDASCLSGGNQQKVAIAKLLATRPAVLLMDEPTRGVDVGAKSEIHHLLRELADQGVGVVVISSELPEIIGLCDRALVIRNGTLAGELAAADMTEEKLLRLASGLGAQETP; this comes from the coding sequence ATGACGGCGACCGCGCCCCTGCTGGAACTGCAGGGCATCAGCAAGCACTTCGGCGCGTCGCAGGCGCTGGCCGGCGTGCGCTTCTCGCTGCAACGGGGCGAAATCCACGCCCTGTGCGGCGAGAACGGCGCCGGCAAGTCGACGCTGATGAAGATCATCGACGGCATCCACCAGCCCGACGCGGGCGCCATCCTGCTGGAAGGCCGGCGCGTGGTGATCGACGGCCCGGCCCACGCCATGCGGCTGGGCATCGGCCTGGTGCACCAGGAAATCGCGCTGTGCGGCGACGCCACGGTGGCCGAGAACCTGTTCATGCCCCACATCAACACCCAGCGCGGAGCCTGGATGGACTACGCCGGCCTGAACCGGCGCGCCCGCGAAGTGCTGGGGCGGCTGGGCCAGGACATCGACCCGGGCCTGCGGGTGGACCAGCTGGGCATCTCCAGCCAGCAACTGGTGGAGATCGCGCGTGCCCTGACGCTGGACTGCAAGGTGCTGATCCTGGACGAGCCGACGGCGGCGCTGACCGAGGTCGAATCGGCCGCGCTGTTCCGCGTGCTGCACGGCCTGAAGGCCCAGGGCATCGGCATCATCTACATCAGCCACCGCATGGCCGAGATCTTCTCGCACTGCGACCGCGTCACCGTGCTGCGCGATGGCCGCGACGTGCACTGCGGCGCGCTGTCCGAGCTCACGCCCGACGCGCTGGTGCGCCGCATGGTCGGGCGCGACCTGGGCAACTACTACCCGCCGCGCGCCGCCGACGGCGGCCAGCCGCCCGAGACCGTGCTGCAAGTCACGGACCTGGACGATGGCGCGCGCGTGCACGGCATCTCGTTCACGCTGCGGCGTGGCGAGATCCTCGGCATTTCGGGGCTGATGGGCGCCGGCCGCAGCGAGCTGGCCGAAACCGTCTGCGGCCTGCGGCGCGCGCGCCGCGGCTCGGTCAGCCTGCGCGGCCAGCCCCTGCGGCTGCGGCGCTATGCCGACGCCCTGCGCCATGGCATCGCCTACCTGAGCGAAGACCGCAAGGCCGCCGGCCTGTTCCTGGACATGCCGATCGAGCGCAACGTGTCGTCGATGGCGCTGGCCCGCGTCAGCGGCCGCTTCGGCCTGTTGCGGCGCGCGGCCGAGCGGCGGCTGGCCGCCGAGCTGGGCGCGCGGCTCAAGCTCAAGGCCGCCGGCGTCGACCAGGACGCCAGCTGCCTGTCGGGCGGCAACCAGCAGAAGGTCGCCATCGCCAAGCTGCTGGCCACCCGCCCCGCCGTGCTGCTGATGGATGAGCCGACGCGCGGCGTGGACGTGGGCGCCAAGTCCGAAATCCACCATCTGCTGCGCGAGCTGGCCGACCAGGGCGTGGGCGTGGTGGTGATCTCATCCGAACTGCCCGAGATCATCGGCCTGTGCGACCGCGCGCTGGTGATCCGCAACGGCACCCTGGCCGGCGAACTGGCCGCGGCCGACATGACTGAAGAAAAGCTGCTGAGGCTGGCCTCCGGCCTGGGCGCACAGGAGACGCCATGA
- a CDS encoding substrate-binding domain-containing protein, whose product MRRDFLKTVAAAGAGLASANAFAQSAPQAPGLRGNANDVYVMNVMVSGVEYWFPVYEMMKQLGQSLGVRTRYSGTPEYDVNKQLASFEQELARKPAGILLHPMNPDPFIEPINRAAAMGIPVVTFAADSPNSRRVSFVTSDNDREGAQAADAIAAALGGKGEYAVLENPGQDNHDRRIAAFINRMKTQHPGMKLVGRAASNQDPNKAYQATLSLAQGNPGLGALFMPEANSALGAAQASIETKKNIKVLCCDVNAKILDMIKSGEVYGSVNPNQGVQGYMGMMLLFLARNQQLIDPMNDARRNGTNPMAVPFLDNGLSIVSKANADDFYWDKYLARRGTKGINE is encoded by the coding sequence ATGAGACGAGATTTCCTGAAGACCGTGGCGGCGGCGGGCGCGGGCCTGGCCAGCGCCAATGCCTTTGCGCAGTCCGCGCCGCAAGCCCCCGGGCTGCGCGGCAACGCCAATGACGTCTACGTGATGAACGTGATGGTGTCGGGCGTGGAGTACTGGTTCCCGGTGTACGAAATGATGAAGCAGCTGGGCCAGTCGCTCGGCGTGCGCACGCGCTATTCCGGCACGCCGGAATACGACGTCAACAAGCAGCTGGCCTCGTTCGAGCAGGAGCTGGCGCGCAAGCCGGCCGGCATCCTGCTGCACCCGATGAACCCCGATCCGTTCATCGAGCCCATCAATCGCGCCGCCGCCATGGGCATCCCGGTGGTGACCTTCGCCGCCGATTCGCCCAATTCCAGGCGGGTCTCGTTCGTCACCTCCGACAACGACCGCGAAGGCGCGCAGGCCGCCGACGCCATCGCCGCCGCGCTCGGCGGCAAGGGCGAATACGCGGTGCTGGAGAACCCCGGCCAGGACAACCACGACCGCCGCATCGCCGCCTTCATCAACCGCATGAAGACCCAGCACCCCGGCATGAAACTGGTGGGCCGCGCGGCCAGCAACCAGGACCCGAACAAGGCCTACCAGGCCACGCTGAGCCTGGCGCAGGGCAACCCCGGCCTGGGCGCGCTGTTCATGCCCGAGGCCAACTCGGCGCTGGGCGCGGCGCAGGCCAGCATCGAGACCAAGAAGAACATCAAGGTGCTGTGCTGCGACGTCAACGCCAAGATCCTGGACATGATCAAGTCGGGCGAGGTCTACGGCTCGGTCAACCCGAACCAGGGCGTGCAGGGCTACATGGGCATGATGCTGCTGTTCCTGGCGCGCAACCAGCAACTGATCGACCCGATGAACGACGCCAGGCGCAACGGCACCAACCCGATGGCGGTGCCGTTCCTGGACAACGGCCTGTCGATCGTCAGCAAGGCCAACGCCGACGACTTCTACTGGGACAAGTACCTGGCGCGGCGCGGCACCAAGGGCATCAACGAATGA
- a CDS encoding FGGY-family carbohydrate kinase, whose protein sequence is MPPDIPVAMGAIDLLASLRAVGAERQGHAVAVLGTWCVNAVVAPAREPKPEVGAIVSFGDPARRLYLENSPSSMANVAWAARALQFADAAAVVECAMSVPLGAEGLRFLPFINGGNRPAGASAGFVGLQAQHTRAHMARAVIDGVAAWHAWHLKRLAALGLGAPGRVAALGGGARDRRMARLLAGFLGHAVERCGDDETGARGAAGYAALSQGQDAADCLPAPCEQVAPDAREQAAHTDFYGQFHRVVDSLAPAFGQLSGAAR, encoded by the coding sequence TTGCCGCCGGACATCCCGGTGGCGATGGGCGCGATCGACCTGTTGGCCTCGCTGCGGGCGGTGGGCGCCGAGCGCCAGGGCCACGCGGTGGCCGTGTTGGGCACCTGGTGTGTCAACGCGGTGGTGGCGCCCGCCCGCGAACCCAAGCCCGAGGTCGGCGCCATCGTCAGCTTCGGCGACCCGGCGCGGCGGCTGTACCTGGAGAACAGCCCGTCGTCGATGGCCAATGTGGCCTGGGCGGCGCGCGCGTTGCAGTTCGCCGACGCGGCCGCCGTGGTCGAATGCGCCATGTCCGTGCCGCTGGGCGCCGAGGGCCTGCGCTTCCTGCCGTTCATCAATGGCGGCAACAGGCCCGCGGGCGCCAGCGCCGGCTTCGTCGGGCTGCAGGCGCAGCACACGCGCGCCCACATGGCGCGGGCCGTGATCGATGGCGTGGCGGCCTGGCATGCCTGGCACCTGAAGCGGCTGGCGGCGCTGGGCCTGGGCGCACCGGGTCGGGTGGCGGCGCTGGGCGGCGGCGCGCGCGACCGGCGCATGGCGCGCTTGCTGGCGGGCTTTCTCGGCCACGCGGTCGAACGCTGCGGCGACGACGAGACCGGCGCCCGCGGCGCGGCCGGCTATGCGGCCCTGTCGCAAGGGCAGGACGCCGCCGATTGCCTGCCGGCGCCGTGCGAGCAGGTGGCGCCGGACGCGCGGGAACAGGCGGCCCATACCGATTTCTACGGACAGTTCCACCGCGTGGTGGACAGCCTGGCGCCGGCCTTCGGCCAACTCTCGGGAGCGGCGCGATGA
- a CDS encoding glycerol-3-phosphate dehydrogenase/oxidase, with protein MTPATSPYTRPAALAGRHFSTVIVGAGVNGAGVFRDLSLQGVDCLIVDKADIAAGASSAPSRMIHGGLRYLESGAFSLVAEATRERNLLLRNAAHLVRPLETVVPLSSRFGGLAGSVLRFAGFRASPGARGLCVVGLGLRLYDRLGRRQRVMPEHRIARVPAADGALFGAAVRWTATYYDAWIRHPEWLVLELIHDGHRDQPASAAANYCSVTACQGRSVTLRDELTGESVQVTADTVVNATGAWLDRSASALQGAGSRVMGTKGSHLILDHPALREALQGRMAYFEASDGRVCIVYPFLDRVLVGSTDIPVDDPDLAATEPAEVDYLLDVLREVFPRLDFGPADVVYTYVGVRPLAQSGADRPGQISRDHAVAIDPPNAIREVPLVCLVGGKWTTFRSLAQSAADAVLRQLGRPRAQSTESLAIGGGADMPADAPGRERLVDGIVRASGLGRARVAELVNRYGSRAQALAPRFAAEGDAPLRHAPDHSAAEVRFLCRETAVQHLADLVIRRTLLAIRGRVTAALAAELAAIAAAELGWNAARREQELQACIDTLRDRHRVQFSASIPSPITL; from the coding sequence ATGACGCCCGCGACGTCGCCCTACACGCGTCCGGCAGCGTTGGCGGGCCGCCATTTCTCGACCGTGATCGTCGGCGCCGGCGTCAATGGCGCCGGCGTGTTCCGCGACCTGTCGCTGCAAGGCGTGGATTGCCTGATCGTCGACAAGGCCGACATCGCCGCCGGTGCCAGCAGCGCGCCGTCGCGCATGATCCATGGCGGCCTGCGCTATCTGGAGAGCGGCGCGTTCTCGCTGGTGGCCGAGGCCACGCGCGAGCGCAACCTGTTGCTGCGCAACGCCGCGCACCTGGTGCGGCCGCTGGAAACCGTGGTGCCGCTGTCGAGCCGCTTCGGTGGCTTGGCGGGCAGCGTGCTGCGCTTTGCGGGATTTCGCGCCTCGCCCGGCGCCCGCGGCCTGTGCGTGGTGGGGCTGGGCCTGCGGCTGTACGACCGGCTGGGCCGGCGCCAGCGCGTCATGCCGGAGCACCGTATCGCGCGCGTGCCGGCCGCCGATGGCGCGCTGTTCGGCGCCGCCGTGCGCTGGACCGCGACCTACTACGACGCCTGGATCCGCCATCCCGAATGGCTGGTGCTGGAACTGATCCACGACGGCCACCGCGACCAGCCGGCCTCGGCCGCCGCCAACTATTGCAGCGTCACTGCCTGCCAGGGGCGCAGCGTGACGCTGCGCGACGAGCTCACCGGCGAATCGGTGCAGGTCACCGCCGACACCGTGGTCAACGCCACCGGCGCCTGGCTCGACCGCTCGGCCAGCGCGCTGCAAGGGGCCGGTTCGCGCGTCATGGGCACCAAGGGCTCGCACCTGATCCTGGACCATCCCGCGCTGCGCGAGGCCCTGCAGGGCCGCATGGCGTATTTCGAGGCCTCGGACGGCCGCGTCTGCATCGTCTATCCGTTCCTGGACCGGGTGCTGGTCGGCTCCACCGATATTCCGGTCGACGATCCCGACCTGGCCGCCACCGAGCCGGCCGAGGTCGACTACCTGCTGGACGTGCTGCGCGAGGTCTTTCCGCGGCTGGATTTCGGTCCCGCCGACGTGGTCTACACTTACGTCGGCGTGCGGCCGCTGGCGCAGTCAGGCGCCGACAGGCCGGGCCAGATCTCGCGCGACCACGCGGTGGCGATCGACCCGCCCAACGCCATCCGCGAGGTGCCGCTGGTGTGCCTGGTGGGCGGCAAATGGACCACCTTCCGCTCGCTGGCGCAGTCGGCGGCCGACGCGGTGCTGCGGCAACTGGGCCGTCCGCGCGCGCAGTCCACCGAAAGTCTTGCCATCGGCGGCGGCGCGGATATGCCCGCCGACGCGCCGGGCCGGGAACGCCTGGTCGATGGCATCGTGCGGGCCAGCGGATTGGGCCGCGCGCGCGTGGCCGAACTGGTCAACCGCTATGGTTCCCGCGCGCAGGCGCTGGCGCCGCGTTTCGCCGCCGAAGGCGACGCGCCGCTGCGGCACGCGCCGGACCATTCGGCGGCCGAGGTCCGCTTCCTGTGCCGCGAGACGGCCGTGCAGCACCTGGCCGACCTGGTGATCCGCCGCACGCTGCTGGCCATCCGTGGCCGCGTCACCGCCGCGTTGGCGGCCGAGCTTGCCGCCATCGCCGCGGCCGAGCTGGGCTGGAACGCCGCGCGGCGCGAGCAAGAATTGCAGGCCTGCATCGATACGCTGCGGGACCGGCACCGTGTTCAATTTTCCGCTTCGATTCCAAGTCCGATCACGCTATGA
- a CDS encoding GntR family transcriptional regulator, translating into MNSFTPTEDTVLDRSASAPLWTQFRDVVRGKILQGELAVGAKLPTEAEFGEQYGISRIVVREALADLVRNGLIYKIRGQGAFVSARERDEDFVSTVLGFSDEMERKGRTVRTQVLQQELRAPSEREMTSLGLAGDAQVVALKRLRSVDGELQLLVETAVPADLAPGLNRTRLENRSLYDVLRRQYGLRIVRAERWIDAVLPDAETCALLGMTEPEPLLRIESIAYGANGRPLEHYRALHRCKSSRLHVQTTT; encoded by the coding sequence ATGAACAGCTTCACCCCGACCGAAGACACCGTGCTGGACCGCAGCGCCAGCGCCCCGCTCTGGACCCAGTTCCGCGACGTGGTGCGCGGCAAGATCCTGCAGGGCGAACTGGCGGTCGGCGCCAAGCTGCCGACCGAGGCCGAGTTCGGCGAGCAGTACGGCATCTCGCGCATCGTGGTGCGCGAGGCGCTAGCTGACCTGGTGCGCAATGGCCTGATCTACAAGATCCGCGGGCAGGGCGCCTTCGTCTCGGCGCGCGAACGCGACGAGGACTTCGTCTCGACCGTGCTGGGGTTTTCCGATGAGATGGAGCGCAAGGGCCGCACCGTGCGCACTCAGGTGCTGCAGCAGGAATTGCGCGCGCCAAGCGAACGCGAGATGACTTCGCTCGGCCTGGCCGGCGACGCGCAGGTGGTGGCGCTCAAGCGCCTGCGCAGCGTCGATGGTGAATTGCAGCTGCTGGTGGAAACCGCCGTGCCCGCCGACCTGGCGCCGGGATTGAACCGAACCCGGCTGGAAAACCGTTCGCTCTACGACGTGCTGCGGCGCCAGTACGGCCTGCGCATCGTGCGCGCCGAACGCTGGATCGACGCGGTGCTGCCGGACGCCGAGACCTGCGCCTTGCTCGGCATGACCGAGCCCGAACCGCTGCTGCGCATCGAGTCCATCGCCTACGGCGCCAACGGCCGCCCGCTGGAACACTACCGCGCGCTGCACCGCTGCAAGTCGAGCCGCCTGCACGTGCAGACCACCACCTGA
- a CDS encoding gluconate 2-dehydrogenase subunit 3 family protein, with amino-acid sequence MTEDAKPRRRFLQALAIVPASTLAVGVVATGCTNAADSGAARAAKAYEPTYFTKPEWNFIVAAVDHLIPADQYGPGAIEAGVPEFIDRQMETPYGHGKLWYMQGPFHPDVAPELGYQLNQNPREVYRHGIAACDAWCQKTHGKLYAELDKPLQEQILKDLQAGKIEFDAVPAKTFFSFLLGNTKEGFFADPMYGGNKNMVGWKMVGFPGARGDYMDWVDQPNAKYPYGPVSISGEKG; translated from the coding sequence ATGACAGAAGACGCAAAGCCGCGCAGGCGGTTTCTGCAGGCGTTGGCCATCGTGCCGGCCTCGACGCTGGCGGTGGGCGTGGTCGCCACGGGCTGTACCAACGCCGCTGACAGCGGCGCGGCGCGAGCGGCCAAGGCCTACGAGCCCACTTACTTCACCAAGCCCGAATGGAACTTCATCGTGGCCGCGGTCGATCACCTGATCCCCGCGGACCAGTACGGCCCCGGCGCCATCGAGGCCGGCGTGCCGGAGTTCATCGACCGCCAGATGGAAACGCCGTACGGCCACGGCAAGCTCTGGTACATGCAGGGGCCGTTCCATCCCGACGTGGCGCCGGAACTGGGCTACCAGCTCAACCAGAACCCGCGCGAGGTCTACCGCCACGGCATCGCGGCCTGTGACGCCTGGTGCCAGAAGACCCACGGCAAGCTCTACGCCGAACTGGACAAGCCGTTGCAGGAACAGATCCTGAAGGACCTGCAGGCCGGCAAGATCGAATTCGACGCCGTGCCCGCCAAGACGTTCTTCAGCTTCCTGCTCGGCAATACCAAGGAAGGCTTCTTCGCCGACCCGATGTACGGCGGCAACAAGAACATGGTGGGGTGGAAGATGGTGGGCTTTCCGGGCGCGCGCGGCGACTACATGGACTGGGTCGACCAGCCCAACGCCAAGTACCCCTACGGGCCCGTGTCGATCTCCGGGGAAAAGGGGTAA
- a CDS encoding GMC family oxidoreductase, translating to MAIKKDKVDAVLVGFGWTGAILGQELTEAGLHVLALERGAMQDTPKDAEYPKVLDELAYSVRGKLFQDLSKETVTIRHGVDDVAVPYRQNGSFLLGTGVGGAGFHWNGMHYRTLPEELELRTRYETRYGKSFIPEGMTIQDFGVTYDELEPYFSKFEYVCGTSGKAGNLNGQIVEGGNPLEGKRSKEFPLPPLATTYGAQLFDKAAREVGFHPYPAPAANASGPYTNPYGVRLGPCNFCGFCENYGCYMYSKASPQTTILPVLLKKPNFELRTHSHVIKVNLDSTGKKAVGVTYIDAQGREIEQPADLVILSAYQMHNVRLLLLSGIGKPYDPKTNEGVVGKNYAYQMNGAVNVLLPKGTQLNPFVGTGAGGVGMDDLNGDQFDHGPLGFVGGASIRHVRYGGRPIKMTPTTPGTPSWGTAWKAGVQDAYQRYMTIGISGSVMSYRDAYLSLDPTYKDSFGQPLLRMTFDWHDNEFDMLGYMGKRMEDVAKAMKPEKHFVAVRKKGARYDTRVYQSTHNTGGAIMGANPKESVVNKYLQSWDVSNVFVMGACVFPQNMGYNPTGLVGALAYWAAQAIRDQYLKNPGPLVQA from the coding sequence ATGGCGATCAAGAAAGACAAAGTGGACGCGGTGCTGGTCGGGTTCGGCTGGACCGGCGCGATCCTGGGCCAGGAGCTGACCGAGGCCGGCCTGCACGTGCTGGCGCTGGAACGCGGCGCCATGCAGGACACCCCCAAGGACGCGGAATATCCCAAGGTGCTGGACGAGCTGGCGTACTCCGTGCGCGGCAAGCTGTTCCAGGACCTGTCCAAGGAGACCGTGACGATACGGCATGGCGTCGACGACGTAGCCGTGCCGTATCGCCAGAATGGCTCCTTCCTGCTCGGCACCGGCGTCGGCGGCGCGGGCTTCCACTGGAACGGCATGCACTACCGCACGCTGCCCGAGGAACTGGAACTGCGCACCCGCTACGAAACGCGCTACGGCAAGAGCTTCATTCCCGAAGGCATGACCATCCAGGACTTCGGCGTCACCTACGACGAGCTGGAACCGTACTTCTCCAAGTTCGAATACGTCTGCGGCACCTCGGGCAAGGCCGGCAACCTCAACGGCCAGATCGTCGAGGGCGGCAACCCGCTGGAAGGCAAGCGCAGCAAGGAATTCCCGCTGCCGCCGCTGGCCACCACCTACGGCGCCCAGCTGTTCGACAAGGCGGCGCGCGAAGTGGGCTTCCATCCGTATCCGGCGCCCGCGGCCAACGCCTCCGGCCCGTACACCAACCCGTACGGCGTGCGCCTGGGCCCCTGTAATTTCTGCGGGTTCTGCGAGAACTACGGCTGCTACATGTATTCGAAGGCCTCGCCGCAGACCACCATCCTGCCGGTGCTGCTGAAAAAGCCCAACTTCGAACTGCGCACCCACTCGCACGTCATCAAGGTCAACCTCGATTCGACCGGCAAGAAGGCCGTCGGCGTGACCTACATCGACGCCCAGGGCCGCGAGATCGAGCAGCCGGCCGACCTGGTGATCCTGTCGGCCTACCAGATGCACAACGTGCGCCTGCTGCTGCTGTCGGGCATCGGCAAGCCCTACGATCCCAAGACCAACGAAGGCGTGGTCGGCAAGAACTACGCCTACCAGATGAACGGCGCGGTCAACGTGCTGCTGCCCAAGGGCACCCAGCTCAACCCGTTCGTTGGCACCGGCGCCGGCGGCGTCGGCATGGATGACCTGAACGGCGACCAGTTCGACCACGGCCCGCTCGGCTTCGTCGGCGGCGCCAGCATCCGCCACGTGCGCTACGGCGGCCGTCCCATCAAGATGACGCCCACCACGCCCGGCACTCCCAGCTGGGGCACCGCCTGGAAGGCCGGCGTGCAGGACGCCTACCAGCGCTACATGACCATCGGCATCTCCGGCTCGGTGATGTCGTACCGCGACGCCTACCTGTCGCTGGACCCGACCTACAAGGACAGCTTCGGCCAGCCGCTGCTGCGCATGACGTTCGATTGGCACGACAACGAATTCGACATGCTGGGCTACATGGGCAAGCGCATGGAGGACGTGGCCAAGGCCATGAAGCCCGAGAAGCACTTCGTCGCCGTGCGCAAGAAGGGCGCGCGCTACGACACCCGGGTCTACCAGAGCACGCACAACACGGGCGGCGCCATCATGGGCGCCAACCCCAAGGAAAGCGTGGTCAACAAGTACCTGCAGAGCTGGGACGTGTCCAACGTGTTCGTGATGGGCGCCTGCGTGTTCCCGCAGAACATGGGCTACAACCCGACCGGCCTGGTGGGCGCCCTGGCGTACTGGGCCGCGCAAGCGATCCGCGACCAGTACCTCAAGAACCCCGGCCCGCTGGTCCAGGCATAA